The segment CTCGCACGTTCTCGAACTCGGCTATGTCCAGCAGTCGCGTCTGCCCATCGCTGAAATCGTCGCCCCGCACTGTTCGGCACTCGCCGCGCGCATTCGGCACACGGTCTCGGTGGCACAACTCGACGGTGACGAGGTGGTGTACATCGCGCGAGCGAACGCACCACGCATCATGGCGATCGCGGTCGGCGTCGGCACCCGGCTCCCCGCACACCTGCCCGCGATCGGTCGTGCCCTGCTCGCGTGGCGGAGCGACGACGAATTGGCCGCCTACGCGAGGTCGGCGACCTTCCTGGAGAATCCCGTCGCAACACTGGGCGACGGCGACGCGCTGCTCGCTTCACTGGCCGCGACGCGAGAGAAGGGGTGGGCGTCCGCTTTCGGCGATCTGGACGTCGGGCTCACAGCCATCGCCGCGCCGATCCGCGATCGATCAGGCACCATCGTCGCAGCAGTCAACATCGCCACGCACGTGGACGATCTCGCCGACGAGTCGGTCCTGACCGATCTCGTCCCCGACCTCCTCGAGGTCGCCGGCGCGATCGGTGGAGATCTGCACGCCCGGCACCGGGCTTGAACCCGGCGCAGGCACTGGCCGATCGATTCCCGGTGGAGATCTCTTTCGTTCGGAGTCGACTGTGTTCGGGCGGTGACGGGCGACGGAACACCTGAGTGCGGTCGTGGCCGGCCTAGGCCGTCTGCGGCTGTCCGACGGCAATTTCGGCTGTCGCAATTTCGCCGCACGACGGGCAGCGACTCAGATCACCCGAAAAACACTGTGCTCCAGCGAAACACGCCCTAACCCAGCGTCTCCTGCGCGATGCGGAACGCAGTGTTGGCATCGGGGACGCCGCAGTACACGGCCGACTGGAGTATCACCTCGGTGATCTCCTCCCGCGACAGTCCGTTGCGGAGTGCCGCGCGCAGATGCATCGCAAGCTCTTCGTGGTGGCCGCACGCAATCAGCGCGGTCAGCGTGATCATCGACCGACTGCGGCGGTCCAGGCCGGGGCGAGTCCAGATCGACCCCCAGGCGTACTGCGTGATGAGGTCTTGGAACTCTTCGGTGAGCGGCGTCGTACGCGCGATCGACCGGTCGACGTGCTCGTCGCCCAGGACCTCGCGACGCACCGCCATGCCGGCCGCATGCACCTCGCGGCGCGTGGCCTCACCAAGGATCTGCGGGTCGATGTCGGTCACTACTTCTCCTTATATATAGGGGCTGCATTCCGCTCGAGGAACGCCGTCGCCTCGGCGAGCGCCCGATCGACGATGAAGTCGGTCAGACCTAGGTAGTCGCCGTCGCTCGGCTCGGTGCCGACGAAGGACGCGATGGAGGTGCGTTCGGCGGTCAGATCCGACCATGCCGATCGCGCCTGGCGGGCCATGGCGACGTCGTCGACGCGAAGCCCGGACAGCAACTGACTGGTGTGCACGCCGGCCACGACCGTACGCCGCGCCAAGTCCGCGAGCATCGGCCACTCGACGTGCCAGGCGCCGTCCGGCCGTTCATCGACGGCCAACGCCGCTGCCGCGTGCAGCGTCTGCCCGAGCGGAGGGTTGGCGATGGCTGCCCGCCGGATCAGCACGGCACGCGTCGGATTCTGTTTGTGCGGCATGGTCGACGAGCCGCCTGGCGTTGCGTCGCTGACGATGCGGCTGCCCGATCGAGACATGGCGGTGACGTCCGCGGCGATCACGCCCCACGCATCCGTCGCAGAGACGAGAGCGTCACCAATCGCGGTGATCGGCGACCGCATCGTGTGCCAGGGCAGCACCTCGTCCAAGCCGAGCGCGGCGGCGGCGGATCCGACCGCCTCGCGAGCGGTGGTCGCGGAGCCGGTCAGCTCGACAGCGGCCGACAGGGTTCCCGCCGCGCCGCCGATCTGCACGGGGAAACCGAGCGCCGCCGTCCGCTCCGCGGATGCGACGACCCCGGTGAGCCAGTTCGCCGCCTTCAGTCCGAAGGTGATCGGGACAGCGTGCTGCGTCAGAGTTCGACCGGGCATCAGCGCCCCCCGGTACCGGTCCGCGAGATCGACCAGCGTCGACACCTGGTCCCGCAGCTCCGGCAGGAGTCGGTGCACGGCGGCGCGTGCGCACAGGATCAGTGCCGTGTCGACGACGTCCTGGCTGGTGAGGCCTCGATGCACCCACCCGTTCGACGACCGCTCGCGGAGCAGCGTGACCACCGGTTGTGCCGGGTTGCCGCCGGGCTCGCTGTCGCGGGCGATGTCCGCTAGGTCGATCTCGTCGACGAGGCCGCGCAGGTCGGTGCCACGATCGGGCGCGACGCCGACCTCCACGAGCGCGTCGAGCCAGGCCTGCTCGACGGCCACCATCGCCTCGAGGTAGTGGCGGTCGCCGAAGAGGCCGTCGGCGTGGACCATTCCGGGCCACAGGAGGTCGGTCATCGCGTCGTCACATCCCGGGGTAGCGCAGGAACACCGTCTCGTCGTCGCCCTGCAGGTGGACGTCGAAACGGAACCCTTGGCCGTCGGCTTCTGCCAGTAGCGTAGGCCGACGATCGGCGGGAACGGAGTTCCACAGCGCGTCGCCGGTCATGTCGTTGCCGGGAAGGTACGCGCGGGTGAACAGCCGGTCGAGCAGGCCGCGGGCGAAGACGGTGACCGCGAAGAACGGCGGTCTGCCTTCTTCGGTGACGCCGGGGGTGACGGTGGAGAAGGTGTATCGGCCGTCGCGGCCGGTGGAGGCCCGACCGAATCCGGAGAACGTCCAGCCGTCGCGGCGGAGGGATCCCGTGCTCTGCGACACCGTGCCCGCGGCGTCCGCCTGCCAGATCTCGATCATGGCGTCTGGCACCGGCACACCGTCGCCGTCGTAGACGACACCGTGGAAGAGGATCGAGCCGACCGAACCGGCCGGCACGAGGTCCCGGTCGCCGTCGTACAGCATGCCCGGGTGGAAGAACGGGCCGATGGTCTGCCCCGGGGTCGGGGGGAGCAACTCGCTCACTGGTGGTCTCCTTCGGTCTCGAACATCGTGCGGTCGCTGCCGGTGAGGACGATGTCGAAGCGGTACCCGGTGGCCCACTCGTGGCTGGTGACCGAGTGGTCGTACTGGGCGACGAGTCGATCGCGCGCCCGCTGGGAGGTGAGCGACTGATAGATCGGGTCGAGGGGGATCAAGGGGTCGCCCGGGAAGTACATCTGGGTGATCAGTCGCTGCGTGAACTGCGTTCCGAACAGAGAGAAATGAATGTGCGCCGGGCGCCACGCGTTCTGGTGGTTGCGCCACGGGTAGGGCCCGGGCTTGATGGTCGTGAACGCGTAGTTGCCGTCGTCATCGGTCAACGCCCGACCGGCACCGGTGAAGTTGGGGTCGATCGCGGCCGGGTGCTGGTCACGCTTGTGCGTGTAGCGTCCGCCTGCGTTGGCCTGCCAGATCTCGACGAGTTGACCGCGGACCGGCCGCCCTTGCCCGTCGACGACACGGCCGGTCACGATGGTCCGCTCCCCGATGGGCTCGCTGGCGTGCCCGATCGTCAGGTCGGATTCGAGGGGGTCCACATCCCAGTCACCGAAGCACGGCGCCCACAGTTCCACCGTCTCCGGGTCCGCATGGTGCAGTTCCTTGGTGGGGTGCCGCAGTCGGCTGGACCGGTACGGCGGGTAGTCCACGCGCACCGCGGTCTCTTCGACGCCGCTCTGCGCGGCGCTCGCGGCGATGGCCGCGATCTCGGCGTCGATCACGCCCTGTGTGTCTTGAATCCCGTTCATGAAGCAATCGTGATCCACCAGACCCAACGGCTCCGAGAATCTTCCGGTGAGTGGAAGAATTGGGATTGTGAGCGCTCAAGCCGACGGCGACAGACCGGCAAAACCAGGAATGGTGGCCCGCGTGGCGGCCGTGCTGCGCAGCTTCGACGAGCACCATCGACAGTTGCCGCTGACCGCCATCTCCCGCCGGGCCGGACTGCCGTTGTCCACAACCCACCGAGTGATCGCAGACCTGGTCAACGAGGGACTCCTGGAACACGCCGGCTCGGAGTACGTGGTCGGCCGAACAGTGTGGGAGGTCGGCTTGCTCGCCCCCGTCGAGGCGACCCTACGCAAGAAGGCGTCGCCGTTCCTGCACGACCTGTACGCCGCGACACCGTCGACCATCCATCTGGCGGTCCGCGACGGGACCCAGGTCCTGTATCTGGAGAGGCTCCGCGGGCAGACCTCGGTGGAGATCGTGAGCGACGTCGGATCCACTCTGCCCCTGCACGCGACCGGGGTCGGCAAAGTACTGCTGGCGCACGCACCCGGAGACATCCAGCAGCAGGTCCTGGCGAATCTGACTCCGGTGACGCCCTACACGATCACCGACGCCCGCGCGCTCGACCGCGAACTCCGACAGATCCGGCGCGACGACTGGGCGCGGACCAACGACGAGATGACCATCGGCGCCAGCTCCGTCGCCGTGCCGATCCGGCGCGGCGGCGAGGTGGTCGCCGCAGTCGGCGCAGTGCTCGACAGCCAGTCCGGCGACCACGGGCGAGCCCTCGCCGCCCTGCAGGTCGCGGCGCGGGCGATCGGGAGAAGACTCTAGGGCGCAGCGCCCCCAGGCGACGCACGACAACCGAACACATCGCAGCCGAGCCACCTCACCCCGCAGTGACGGGACTCTCACGGAGTCTTGACGTGTGCGACGACTCACTGTAAAACAGAGAAATGTTCTTCACAGAGGAAAAGTCCAGTGAAGCGTGAACGAGCTCAACACGTCTTCAGACGCCTACTCGGGCTGACTTCGATCGCCCTTGCATCCATCACCGCAGTCAGCGCCTGCGCACTGCCCAGCTCCGTCGATGACGGGAAACTGACTATCGGACTGGTCACCAGCCAGACCGGTCCTGCCAGTCAGCTCGGAATCGGCGAGCTCCAGGGAGCGCGGCTCGCCATCGACGAGATCAACAAGAACGGCGGCGTCAACGGCAAGGCCGTAGAGCTCATCACCGCCGACGACCAGTCCAATCCCTCCCAGACCGTGCTTCAGGTTCGCAAAATGCTCGGACGAGTCGACGGCATCGTCGGACCGTCGACTTCCGGCCCCTGCAAGGCGATCCAAGAACTCGTCGCCACGGCGAAGATCGTCGACTACTGCCTGTCCCCTGGCGTCCGCCCCAAGTCGGACGGCTGGCAATGGTCTGCGAGCGTATCCACCGAAGATCTCGCGGTGGCACTCGTCGAGTACTGGAAAGCACAGGGAATCACCAAGATCGGCCTATTGAGTTCGACAGATTCCTCCGGCTCCGATGGAGCGAAAGCAGTCAAGGCGGCCATCGCCGGCGAACCCGGAATGGTCCTGACAGCGGCGAGCACCTTCATCCCGGATGCGGTCTCAGTGACCGCACAGCTCGGTCAGATCGCCCGAACCGCGCCACAGGGTCTGGTCGTCTGGGCCACCGGCGCCGGTGCCGGCGTCGCTTTCCAGGGACTCCGGTTGGTGGGCCTCCACGTCCCCGTGGCCACCACCGACGGCAATCTGACGCACGCGTTCGTCGACCGCATCAAGGCCTTTCTTCCCGATCCCCTGCTGATTCCGGCGACACGCGACTTCTGGGCTCCCGAAGCCCTCCCGAGTGACGAGGTCCGCACCATCGAAGAGACCTATCACGGCGACTACCAGGCCGCCTTCAACGAGCTCCCCGATTTCGGCCCCGGCGTCGCCTACGACGGCGTCCGGCTCCTCGTCGAGGCCCTTCGCCGAGCGAACGGAGATTCGGAGAAGGCCCGCACGGAACTCGAGGGCATCAAGGACTTCCCCGGTGTCGTCGGCAACTACCAGTTCAGCCCCGGCGACCGGCGTGGCCTCACCAGGAAGGACGTCGGTGTCGTGAAGGTGACGACGGACGGATTCGAATTCGTGGGAGGACAGCAATGAGCGGAACGCTTCAAACTCTCCTCGGCGGCCTCGCCGACGGATGTGTGTACGCACTCATCGCACTCGGCATGTCGATCGTCTACTCGATCAGCCGCATCATCAACCTGGCTCAGGGCGGGTTCGTCGTCCTCGCGGCCCTGACCGCGGTCTCCCTTCAGACGAACCTGGGAATCAGTTCGTTGGCAGTCGTCCCGATCGTGGTCGTCATCTTCGCTGCGGGAATGATCGTCGTCGATTACGCCATCGTCCGACCCGCCGCGAAACGCGCGACGCCCGAACGACTCCTCCTCGTGACAGTCGGAATGCTGCAGGCCGTCGGCGGCATTCTCCTCGTCGGCTGGGGCAACCTGCCGTACACGATGCCCGCGTTCACCGCGTCTGCTCCGCTCAACTGGGGCGGCGTCAAGATTCCCACCCAGTACTTCTGGTTGGCAGGTGCGCTGATCCTCGCGATCGTCGGATTGTGGCTCCTGTTGCACCGGACTGAGATCGGTCTCGCGATGCGCGCCACCGCCTCCAATCCGGCCGCCGCCCGTCTGCAGGGAATCCACGTCGACCGCATGCGTCTGATTGCCTTCGCACTCGCCGGCGCGATGGCCGCACTCGCTGGAAGCACCATCATTCCCATCACCTTCCTCCAGTTCACAACCGTGACCCCCTACGCCGTCGCCGGCTTCATCGCAGCGGTGGCCGGTGGCCTCGGCAGCAATGTCGGTGCGGTGGCAGGCGGCCTTCTGCTCGGCCTCCTGCAGGGTGTCTTCGGCCAGTACTGGACCGCCGATATCGCACAACTGGCCGCCATCGGCCTCCTCGTCGCGGTCCTCCTGGTTCGACCGCAAGGAATCTTCGGAACGCCGGAAAGGGTTCGCCGATGACCACCGCAACCAGCCCATCGACCGCGACGAACGCGCCTCGGCCGGCTCCGCAGACACGCCTTCTGACTCGCGGTGCACTTCCACTCGCCGCCCTTGTCGTCGCGATTCTCATTCCGTTCGTCGTGCCCTCGCAGATGAGCCTTCTGGTCACCGTCGGCATCTTCTATCTCGCGAGCATCGGCCTGACTCCGCTGATCGGACAGGCGGGCCAGGTGTCGCTGGGGCAGACCCTCTTCATGGCGATCGGCGGCTACGGCGCCGCCGTGCTCACGATGAAACTCCACGTCCCGACCGCCGTCGCCGCGGTCCTTCTAGCGGTGTTGTCCGGCATCGTCGCCCTCGTTTTCGGTGCGGGATTCCTTCGGCTTCGCGGTTACTACTTCGCACTCGCCACTCTCGGTCTGGCTGTCGCCACGGCATCGTTGAGCACGGCGTGGACCTCTGTGACAGGCGGACCGTCCGGCACCGCGGGGATTCCGAGTCTCCAGTTCGGATCTGTCGTCGTGTTCTCCGACACCGCGAACTACTACCTGTTGCTCGCCTTGGGACTCGCTGCAGCGTGGATCACCAGCAACTTGCGCAACTCGCAGACCGGCCGAGCCCTCGCCGCTGTCGGGAACGATTCGATCGCTGCTGGCATGCTGGGCATCCAAGCCTCGCACTACAAGGCCAAGGCATTCGCAGTCTCCGCGGTCACTGCCTCCCTGGCGGGGTCCCTGTACGCGTTCTACCTACGGTACTTCTCGCCCGAAATGGTCAATGTGACGATCGCTTTCAGCATCGTGATCATGGTGGCGATCGGTGGATCGCGGAGCGCCGTGGGACCGCTCATCGGCGCCCTGCTGATCCAAGGACTCCCTCAGGTCGGACAGACCTTCAGCAACTGGATGCCGCTCGTCGCCGGCGTGGTCCTGATCATCGTCATGACGTACTTTCCGAGCGGCCTCTGGGGTGCCATCCTCTCGGGCATCGCGTCGGTGAAGCATCGCCTGACGCCTCGAACAACCGCCCCCGACGTCTCACCGAACGGATCGGAGACCCACCGATGACCGCCCTCCTCTCAGTTCGCGACATGTCCCGAAGTTTCGGCGGCGTGGCTGCCGTTCAATCCGTCGATCTAGACGTCGACGCCGGCACGATCCGCGCAGTCATCGGCCCCAACGGCGCAGGCAAGACCACCCTCCTCGACCTCGTGACCGGATTCACCAAGCCGGACTCGGGCTCCGTGGAGTTCAAGGGTGATCAACTCGTCGGCCTGTCGCCGCGCGAACTGCCTTCCCGCGGCCTGATGCGGACCTTTCAATCCGCTCGACTGGTTCCGAGCCTGACTGTTCGGGAGAACGTGATGCTCGGGGCGTACCGCTTCACGCGGGCCCGCTTCGGCTCGGATGCGTTCCGGCTCGCCCGGTCACGACGCGAGGAGAAGGAGTTGACTGTTCGCGCAGACGAACTGATCGATTTCCTCGACATGCGACACTTCGCCGACACTCTCGCACCGGCCCTCCCAGCGGGCGCTCAGCGACTGGTCGAGGTCGCCCGCGGCCTCGCCGGCGCACCGGATCTGCTGCTTCTCGACGAGCCCGCAGCCGGGCTGGACGACAGTGAGACGCGTGAGCTCGCCGATGTGCTGCGGGCAGTGCGCACCGGTGGGATCTCCATGGTTCTGATCGAGCACAACATGGCACTGGTTCTCGCGGTCAGCGATCGGATCACCGTCATGGATGCGGGGCGAGTCATCGCCGAGGGCGTACCGAAGGACGTGCGCGGAGACCCCGCCGTCCGCAAGGCCTACCTGGGAGTGGATCAATGATCGAATGCAAGAATCTCTGTGCACGATACGGACGTGTCGGCGTCCTCCGCGACATCGACCTGACCGTCGAGCCCGGCAAGGCGGTCGCGCTACTCGGCGCCAACGGTGCAGGCAAATCGACGCTTCTTCACGCCATCTCGGGCGTTCATCGTGCAGTCAGCGGCACCATCACGTGTGACGACCAGGACCTCGGCAAGCTCGACGCTGCCGACCGAACCCGTCGCGGAATCAGTCTGGTTCCCGCGGGCAGGCAGGTCTTCGCGGAGCTGACCGTGATGCAGAACCTCATTCTGGGGATGCACGGCACCGGGATTCGCGGAGCCGACCGCACGGAACGCATCGACGACGCCTTCGCCCTGTTCCCGATCCTGGAGGAATTCGCACAGCGCGAGGCCGGTCTCCTGTCCGGAGGCCAGCAGCAAATGCTCGCTGTCGCACGCGCGCTCGTCCGCCGCCCCGCCTATCTGCTCCTCGATGAGCCGTCACTCGGACTGGCGCCCCAGATCGTCGCGCAGATCCTGTCGGTCCTGAGCACATTGACCGCGCGGGGCATGGGCGTCCTGCTCGCCGAGCAGAACGCCACCGCAGCACTCGGCGTCGCGCATTACGGCGTCATCCTGGAGAACGGATCCGTCGTCCGGCAGGACACCGCGGAAACCCTCGTCAATGACCCCGATGTCAGCAATCACTACCTGGGTTCATCGACATCGGAACTCGTCGACGACGTTGTGCACGCGCAGCTTCCCCGACGGATCTTCGAGGAGATCGACGCCGTGGGCTGACCGCCCGAAGGACCCGCCGTCATCGAAGCCGTACTCAGCCGAGTGCGGCTTCGACCTCTTCCACGGACTCGCGCAGCAACGCCGCGAGTTCCTTCCGCCGCTTCGCATTCATACGGTTCACCGGGACGGAGATGTTGATCGCGGCCGGCGTCGATGCACCCGCCACTGGCGCGGCGACCGAGCAGACACCGTCCTCGCTCTCCTCGTCGCTGTACGCATAACCGCGTCGACGAACGGCCGCGAGTTCGTTCAGCAGCTCGGAACGAGTCGCCACCGACGCCGGCGTCAGCTGTTCCAGTTCCTCGGTCGGGTAGAGCGCAATCACCTGGTCATCAGTCAGCAACGAGAGCATCGCCTTGCCCGTCGACGTGCAATGGGCAGGCATGGAACGGCCGGAACGGGACGCAACTCTGACCGCTTTACTGCTCTCGATCGATACGAGGAAGTGCACCGTCGCGCGGTCGAGAGTGCCGAGATGCACCGTTTCGTCAGATCGCTGATTCAAGCGTTCGAGTGCAGGACGCGCCTGATCTCGAATGTCCAACCGCCGAAGCAATGCCAGCGCGATCGTGTCGAGCGAAGGTCCCGCCTCATAGGCGCGCGTCGTCGGATTCTGTTTGACGAAACCCCGATACTGCAACATCGCCAACGCCCGATGAGCAGTCGACGACGCCACGCCCAGATACTGGCTAGCATCCGTCAGACGAAGAGATTTTCGTGAACTGAGCAGCCACAGTAGACGCAGAGCATTGTCGACCGACTCGATCGGATACTGCGGCGGGTCGGTGTGCTCTGGCGCAGGAGCGAACTTTGCGGCGTCGGCAGTCACATTCCCACCCTAGTGTCGTGTGTCGATTATTCCTAAGCGGCATTCCACTTTCGAAACACGCGAACTGGGCATGATCATGCGACTGACCGACGCCGTCACGGTCCACCGAAATGTCGTGTGACCAACGAGGACTCCGCCCCGAGACGGGGCCTCGTCTTCGTCGCGGAGTCAGCTGCCGAGGCGAGCGACCTCGTGTTGCCAAGCCACTCCGGTGTTGAACCCGGACCCGAGGTCCGGAAGCTCAGCCATGTCTGCGGCCGACAAGTCCGCGAGGACGCCGCCTGCCGCACGGATCTGCAGCGAGAGACGTGCGATGCCGTCAACGCTGACCGCCTGCAGGACCGCCTGTTGCACCGTGGTCGCGGCGCTGGTCAGCCCGTGGCCGCGCAGCAGGACCACGGGGCGTGATTGCATCGCGTCGACCATCTCATCGGCGAGCGAACGGTTCCGAATCAGCACGCCACGCGGGTAGACGGGCACTCCGCCGGCCGCGAGTTTCGCTCCCGGGATGTCGAACGCCCCGACGATCGGGCGAATCGGGATACCCGCGAGATCGGCTGCGACGACCTGAGCCGGATGGGCGTGAACAACGGCCGCGACATCGGGGCGACTCCGAAGTACAGCGACATGCAACGGCAGTTCGTTGGGGACCTGGTAG is part of the Gordonia phthalatica genome and harbors:
- a CDS encoding IclR family transcriptional regulator domain-containing protein; this encodes MQERRTDDRDLVQSLIRGVEVIRIFDGDHSALTLDEASTLSGHSRSATRRLLRTLMHENLVEFDGRLFRLTSHVLELGYVQQSRLPIAEIVAPHCSALAARIRHTVSVAQLDGDEVVYIARANAPRIMAIAVGVGTRLPAHLPAIGRALLAWRSDDELAAYARSATFLENPVATLGDGDALLASLAATREKGWASAFGDLDVGLTAIAAPIRDRSGTIVAAVNIATHVDDLADESVLTDLVPDLLEVAGAIGGDLHARHRA
- the pcaC gene encoding 4-carboxymuconolactone decarboxylase; protein product: MAVRREVLGDEHVDRSIARTTPLTEEFQDLITQYAWGSIWTRPGLDRRSRSMITLTALIACGHHEELAMHLRAALRNGLSREEITEVILQSAVYCGVPDANTAFRIAQETLG
- a CDS encoding lyase family protein, yielding MTDLLWPGMVHADGLFGDRHYLEAMVAVEQAWLDALVEVGVAPDRGTDLRGLVDEIDLADIARDSEPGGNPAQPVVTLLRERSSNGWVHRGLTSQDVVDTALILCARAAVHRLLPELRDQVSTLVDLADRYRGALMPGRTLTQHAVPITFGLKAANWLTGVVASAERTAALGFPVQIGGAAGTLSAAVELTGSATTAREAVGSAAAALGLDEVLPWHTMRSPITAIGDALVSATDAWGVIAADVTAMSRSGSRIVSDATPGGSSTMPHKQNPTRAVLIRRAAIANPPLGQTLHAAAALAVDERPDGAWHVEWPMLADLARRTVVAGVHTSQLLSGLRVDDVAMARQARSAWSDLTAERTSIASFVGTEPSDGDYLGLTDFIVDRALAEATAFLERNAAPIYKEK
- the pcaG gene encoding protocatechuate 3,4-dioxygenase subunit alpha, which gives rise to MSELLPPTPGQTIGPFFHPGMLYDGDRDLVPAGSVGSILFHGVVYDGDGVPVPDAMIEIWQADAAGTVSQSTGSLRRDGWTFSGFGRASTGRDGRYTFSTVTPGVTEEGRPPFFAVTVFARGLLDRLFTRAYLPGNDMTGDALWNSVPADRRPTLLAEADGQGFRFDVHLQGDDETVFLRYPGM
- the pcaH gene encoding protocatechuate 3,4-dioxygenase subunit beta, which encodes MNGIQDTQGVIDAEIAAIAASAAQSGVEETAVRVDYPPYRSSRLRHPTKELHHADPETVELWAPCFGDWDVDPLESDLTIGHASEPIGERTIVTGRVVDGQGRPVRGQLVEIWQANAGGRYTHKRDQHPAAIDPNFTGAGRALTDDDGNYAFTTIKPGPYPWRNHQNAWRPAHIHFSLFGTQFTQRLITQMYFPGDPLIPLDPIYQSLTSQRARDRLVAQYDHSVTSHEWATGYRFDIVLTGSDRTMFETEGDHQ
- a CDS encoding IclR family transcriptional regulator — its product is MSAQADGDRPAKPGMVARVAAVLRSFDEHHRQLPLTAISRRAGLPLSTTHRVIADLVNEGLLEHAGSEYVVGRTVWEVGLLAPVEATLRKKASPFLHDLYAATPSTIHLAVRDGTQVLYLERLRGQTSVEIVSDVGSTLPLHATGVGKVLLAHAPGDIQQQVLANLTPVTPYTITDARALDRELRQIRRDDWARTNDEMTIGASSVAVPIRRGGEVVAAVGAVLDSQSGDHGRALAALQVAARAIGRRL
- a CDS encoding ABC transporter substrate-binding protein, yielding MKRERAQHVFRRLLGLTSIALASITAVSACALPSSVDDGKLTIGLVTSQTGPASQLGIGELQGARLAIDEINKNGGVNGKAVELITADDQSNPSQTVLQVRKMLGRVDGIVGPSTSGPCKAIQELVATAKIVDYCLSPGVRPKSDGWQWSASVSTEDLAVALVEYWKAQGITKIGLLSSTDSSGSDGAKAVKAAIAGEPGMVLTAASTFIPDAVSVTAQLGQIARTAPQGLVVWATGAGAGVAFQGLRLVGLHVPVATTDGNLTHAFVDRIKAFLPDPLLIPATRDFWAPEALPSDEVRTIEETYHGDYQAAFNELPDFGPGVAYDGVRLLVEALRRANGDSEKARTELEGIKDFPGVVGNYQFSPGDRRGLTRKDVGVVKVTTDGFEFVGGQQ
- a CDS encoding branched-chain amino acid ABC transporter permease, translating into MSGTLQTLLGGLADGCVYALIALGMSIVYSISRIINLAQGGFVVLAALTAVSLQTNLGISSLAVVPIVVVIFAAGMIVVDYAIVRPAAKRATPERLLLVTVGMLQAVGGILLVGWGNLPYTMPAFTASAPLNWGGVKIPTQYFWLAGALILAIVGLWLLLHRTEIGLAMRATASNPAAARLQGIHVDRMRLIAFALAGAMAALAGSTIIPITFLQFTTVTPYAVAGFIAAVAGGLGSNVGAVAGGLLLGLLQGVFGQYWTADIAQLAAIGLLVAVLLVRPQGIFGTPERVRR
- a CDS encoding branched-chain amino acid ABC transporter permease, whose translation is MSLLVTVGIFYLASIGLTPLIGQAGQVSLGQTLFMAIGGYGAAVLTMKLHVPTAVAAVLLAVLSGIVALVFGAGFLRLRGYYFALATLGLAVATASLSTAWTSVTGGPSGTAGIPSLQFGSVVVFSDTANYYLLLALGLAAAWITSNLRNSQTGRALAAVGNDSIAAGMLGIQASHYKAKAFAVSAVTASLAGSLYAFYLRYFSPEMVNVTIAFSIVIMVAIGGSRSAVGPLIGALLIQGLPQVGQTFSNWMPLVAGVVLIIVMTYFPSGLWGAILSGIASVKHRLTPRTTAPDVSPNGSETHR
- a CDS encoding ABC transporter ATP-binding protein, which gives rise to MIECKNLCARYGRVGVLRDIDLTVEPGKAVALLGANGAGKSTLLHAISGVHRAVSGTITCDDQDLGKLDAADRTRRGISLVPAGRQVFAELTVMQNLILGMHGTGIRGADRTERIDDAFALFPILEEFAQREAGLLSGGQQQMLAVARALVRRPAYLLLDEPSLGLAPQIVAQILSVLSTLTARGMGVLLAEQNATAALGVAHYGVILENGSVVRQDTAETLVNDPDVSNHYLGSSTSELVDDVVHAQLPRRIFEEIDAVG
- a CDS encoding IclR family transcriptional regulator encodes the protein MTADAAKFAPAPEHTDPPQYPIESVDNALRLLWLLSSRKSLRLTDASQYLGVASSTAHRALAMLQYRGFVKQNPTTRAYEAGPSLDTIALALLRRLDIRDQARPALERLNQRSDETVHLGTLDRATVHFLVSIESSKAVRVASRSGRSMPAHCTSTGKAMLSLLTDDQVIALYPTEELEQLTPASVATRSELLNELAAVRRRGYAYSDEESEDGVCSVAAPVAGASTPAAINISVPVNRMNAKRRKELAALLRESVEEVEAALG
- a CDS encoding class II aldolase/adducin family protein; its protein translation is MSAMDAERDLIATACRVLAGRGLADGILGHISLRMSEDTLLVRCRGPRERGLAWTEPDDIRLVHFDGSEAADGALNGYQVPNELPLHVAVLRSRPDVAAVVHAHPAQVVAADLAGIPIRPIVGAFDIPGAKLAAGGVPVYPRGVLIRNRSLADEMVDAMQSRPVVLLRGHGLTSAATTVQQAVLQAVSVDGIARLSLQIRAAGGVLADLSAADMAELPDLGSGFNTGVAWQHEVARLGS